A region of the Armatimonadota bacterium genome:
GGTCCCCCGTTCTTGGTTTGAATTCGTTGACGGCAGTCCGTTCCACAGCTGGCTGATCGACTTTGCGGGCGAGGAGCTAATCTTCCGGCCCAAGACAGAAGAAGAGCGAGCTTTCAGCCTGTCCCGGCGCGTTTTGGACAGGGACAAAGCGCTCTTTCTTGACTTCTACGGCCAGTCTGTTTCGGGGTTAGGCAACCTTGACCCCGGCGGGGAGAGTCTGGCCAAGAGCGTCTGCCACATCTGCCTTCTCTGGGAGAACAGCATCGAGTATCGCATTGAGCCTCCATCGAGCTACGCATCTACCGCCGCTGACCAAGTGGAGCTTCCTAAGGGCAATGTGCCTCTGTCGGTGATCATACACACCAAAGACGAAGCAGAGAACATCCAGGCGTGCCTGGCGAGCTGTGTCGGATGGGCGGACGAGGTGATCGTTGCTGACATGGAGAGCCGGGACACGACCCGGTATCTTGCCGCTCTTGCCGGCGGCAGGGTTGTCTCGGTGCGGCCGCAGGAGGAGTTTGACCGTTCGCGCAACGAAAGCGCCGCTTGTGCACGAAACGACTGGATTCTCTATCTCGACGCTGATGAGCGGCTGACCGAACCGGGACGAAGGCTGATTGAAGAGTTGATCGCCGGGGCTTCTATGAAAGTGGCCGCCTTTCAGCTCCCAATGCGGGTATTCAGCTTCGGCAAAGCTATTGATCATGCCGGACACTGGTGGCCAAGCTACAAATCTCCCCAGCTGCTGAGGAACGGCGAGTTTCACTTTCCTGGTCCCGTGCACTTGCCGGCCGAGGTAAGAGGCTCGGTCGTTCGGGTCGAGCCGACGGGGCCCGATCAGGCTATCCTCCATTTCTCTCATCCCTCCCTTGACGCCTATTTTGCCAAGCTCAACCGCTATACGGGCCTTGAGGCCAAGAAGCTTAGAGCTTCCGGCAGAAGTCCTTCTTGGCGGGAAGCAGCCAGGCGGTTCGGCTCGGTCTCGGCTTGGTATTACGACGAAACCTCAGGAAAGCGAGATGGGCTGGCAGGGTTTCTCCTCAGTCTTGGCAGCGGGATCTACGAAGCGGTTTCGGAGCTTAAGTTCATGGAGTCGGAAGGCGAGCAGGAAATTCCTTGCTCAGCCGAGGAGTTCTTCAGTGAAGTCCTCAATGCGGCAAAGACTGCTCCAATTGCGGATCAGAGCTCAGTGCCGACTTGGGTTAAGCACCTTGGCAGTTGGATGACGGAGACAGGGACAAAGCCCAGAGTATTCCAACTTGGATCGGGCAATGACTTCAACGAGCTTTCCCAAATGCTCGCAGATCTGCCCAAGGGCGCGTTTGTCCTTCTTCACGATACGAGCCACGCGCCAATCGAGGACCAGAGACGGCACGTAGAACGGGTTGGGAAGTGCCCGTGCCATCTCCTTGAAGGCGGGTCCAGGTTCGGCCGGTGGTGGTTCTTCTGGGCGAGGGACGGGGCAAGGCGAGAGCTCTCGGTCCTCTCGGTGACCCATTCCGGGGCTCTTCAGATAATGGGCGGCGGCGAGGTTCAGCTCTTCCAGTCCATCAAAGCTCTGAGGCAACGAGGCGTCGTCTCAGACGTGGGGACCGGCTGCCTGCCGGAAGGCGAATACGCCTTGGCCCACCTCTATTCCCTGCACCATCAAGGAATTGAAGCAGTGCTCAAAGAGCGGGGACTGCCATACGTCCTCTCGCCCATATACTGGGACCGTACCGAACTTTCGTGGGTTGCGCCGAGGCTGATGAGCGTCTTTGCGTCTTCAAGCTCGCCGCAGGATCTCGAGTCTGGCTATGCGACCGTTCGGGCACAGCGGACATTAGCGCTGAAGGGCTTTCGTGGGCCGCTTCCCTTTTCAGAGGAAAACCTGCGGCTCCTTGTAGGTGCTCAGATGGTCCTTCCCAATGCCCGGTCAGAAGGTAAGTGTCTGCTGAGGGCGGCGGCCGAGGTGAAACCTGTCTTCGCCCTGGTGCCTAATGCCGTCCAGGCTGCTTCGCCGGGTGGAATGGCCGTCGCTCTGCCTCCGGACATCCCCGACCATTTCGTGCTCTGCGTGGGCAGGATCGAGCCCAACAAGAACCAGCTCTCGCTCATCTATGCCCTGAGAGGTATAGACCTGCCGCTTGTGCTCGTAGGGGCTGAGGCGGATGAACCTTACGGCAAGCTCTGCCGCCAGATGGCGGGGCCTAACGTTCATTTTCTCGGATCCCTGACTTCGGGCGTTGTGGCGGAGCTGTACAAGAGAGCTTCGGTGCATGCCCTTCCGAGCTTTGGCGAAACGCCTGGGCTAGCGAGTCTGGAAGCCGCCATTTGCGGCTGCCCCTTGGTTGTCTCGGATAGGGGCGCCGAACGCGAGTATTTCGGAGATCTGGCAAGGTATTGCGATCCGCTCGATCCGGACTCCATCAGAAAAGCGATTGAGGAGTCCATCGGAGACCGGAGTGCCGCCCGTACCGCAAGCCTCAAGGAGAAAGTATCCATACAATATACGTGGGAAAATGCGGCTCGGATTCTTCACCAATCATACTGCTCCGTCCTTTTGAAGTGTAATATCGCGCCTACGGAGTGATATACCCTTGGATACTTCCCGATCCCCGCGCGTCTTGATCGAGGGCGCCTTCTTCATCCACCACAGCCTGGCCAAGGTCAACCGCCAGCTGGCCCTTTCGCTCTCAAGCCTGGGGATCGATGTCCGGATCGCCCCCTATGAGAAGCCGGGCGCCAGAGACCGCGCAGTGGATGGCTTTGAAGCACTCACCAAACTTGCGAAGAAGAAGGTGGGAAAGCCCGACCTCATCATCCGCCACGGCTTTCCTCCCAACCTCTGCCCTGGGGAAGTTCCGATCATCCTCATGCAGCCGTGGGAGTTCTTTGTAGCGCCCGAGGAGTGGGTGCGTTTTGTTAACGAGCACGCCGCAGGGCTCTGGGTGAACTCAAGCTTCACCCGTGCCGCCTATGTCCGCTCGGGAGTGGACCCAAGGAAGGTGCGGGTCTTGCCGCTTGGCGTGGATGGGAGCGCCCTGTCGCCCAAGACCGCGGCCGATCCAGAGCTTGCCGCGCACCCAGAGTTCAAGTTCCTCTTCGTGGGCGGCTCGATCACCCGAAAAGGGATCGACATCTTGCTCAATGCTTTCACTCAGGAGTTCAGGAAAGGTGAAGCGGTGCGTTTGGTGGTGAAAGACACGGGCACCCAGCACGTGTACCGGCACAACAACTGGGGTGAGGAGTTGGGCCGTCTCGCGAGCAACTTGACCGGACCGAAAGTGACCTACATCGCCCGGGATGTCTCTGAAGCGCAGCTGGCGGGGATATACCGCGCCTGCGACTGCCTGGTGGCGCCGTACCGAGCTGAGGGCTTTTGCCTGCCGGTACTGGAAGCCATGGCCTGCGGGCTGCCTGTTATCGTCACCTCCGGTGGTCCCACCGACGACCTGGTCCTGCATGGCTGCGGCTGGAAGGCAGGGGCGTCGATTGCCAATATCGACCAACTGGCGGGTCTTGAGTCCCCAATGCCCCAGGCCTGGCTCGAGCCCAGCGTTCCTGACCTTCGCTCAGCGATGAGAGAAGCCTTTGAAGGCAGGGCTACGGTCACCAAGGACTTTGGAGCAAGGGCCGCCAGGATCGCCTCTGAAAACTGGAAGTGGAGCGATATCGCGCCCCTTTACGCCGGCCGCATCCAGCAGATCGTTGGAAGCAACCAAGGCGGGGCTCGGATGGCCAAAGACCCCAAGATCTCCCTTTGCATGATCGTGAGAGACGAAGAGCGGGTTCTGGACGCGTGCCTGAGCTCCGCAAGGCCCTATGTCGATGAGATCGTTGTCGTGGATACGGGCTCCAAAGACAAGACCAAGGAAATCGCCTCAAAGTACGCCGACAAGGTTCTCGACTTTGCCTGGTGCAACGACTTCTCGGCCGCCAGGAACGTTTCGCTCTCCCACGCGACCGGCGACTGGATATTCTGGATGGACGCCGATGACACCTTGCCTCCTGAGACCGGTCAGGCGATCCGCTCTGCTGTCTCGCATGCCGACGAGGGCGTCACCGGCTTTGTCATCCCGATCCAGTTTGTTGAGACTTCAGAGCCAGGAGCGGTTAGGGTCGATCACGTCAAGCTCTTTCGGGCCGGAGAAGACATGCGCTTTGAAGGGAGAATCCACGAGCAGATCCTGCCTTCTTGCCGGCGCAGGGGAGGAGACATCG
Encoded here:
- a CDS encoding glycosyltransferase; amino-acid sequence: MLRLSSRKEIQELIRPGWKVLDVGSGDNPFCRATVLLDRGPRASTAGGRTFSENPRAKLARDTRPLVLADVAALPFQDSAFDFVYAAHVLEHVNDPAKCIGELTRVAPRGYVEVPRSWFEFVDGSPFHSWLIDFAGEELIFRPKTEEERAFSLSRRVLDRDKALFLDFYGQSVSGLGNLDPGGESLAKSVCHICLLWENSIEYRIEPPSSYASTAADQVELPKGNVPLSVIIHTKDEAENIQACLASCVGWADEVIVADMESRDTTRYLAALAGGRVVSVRPQEEFDRSRNESAACARNDWILYLDADERLTEPGRRLIEELIAGASMKVAAFQLPMRVFSFGKAIDHAGHWWPSYKSPQLLRNGEFHFPGPVHLPAEVRGSVVRVEPTGPDQAILHFSHPSLDAYFAKLNRYTGLEAKKLRASGRSPSWREAARRFGSVSAWYYDETSGKRDGLAGFLLSLGSGIYEAVSELKFMESEGEQEIPCSAEEFFSEVLNAAKTAPIADQSSVPTWVKHLGSWMTETGTKPRVFQLGSGNDFNELSQMLADLPKGAFVLLHDTSHAPIEDQRRHVERVGKCPCHLLEGGSRFGRWWFFWARDGARRELSVLSVTHSGALQIMGGGEVQLFQSIKALRQRGVVSDVGTGCLPEGEYALAHLYSLHHQGIEAVLKERGLPYVLSPIYWDRTELSWVAPRLMSVFASSSSPQDLESGYATVRAQRTLALKGFRGPLPFSEENLRLLVGAQMVLPNARSEGKCLLRAAAEVKPVFALVPNAVQAASPGGMAVALPPDIPDHFVLCVGRIEPNKNQLSLIYALRGIDLPLVLVGAEADEPYGKLCRQMAGPNVHFLGSLTSGVVAELYKRASVHALPSFGETPGLASLEAAICGCPLVVSDRGAEREYFGDLARYCDPLDPDSIRKAIEESIGDRSAARTASLKEKVSIQYTWENAARILHQSYCSVLLKCNIAPTE
- a CDS encoding tetratricopeptide repeat protein; its protein translation is MDTSRSPRVLIEGAFFIHHSLAKVNRQLALSLSSLGIDVRIAPYEKPGARDRAVDGFEALTKLAKKKVGKPDLIIRHGFPPNLCPGEVPIILMQPWEFFVAPEEWVRFVNEHAAGLWVNSSFTRAAYVRSGVDPRKVRVLPLGVDGSALSPKTAADPELAAHPEFKFLFVGGSITRKGIDILLNAFTQEFRKGEAVRLVVKDTGTQHVYRHNNWGEELGRLASNLTGPKVTYIARDVSEAQLAGIYRACDCLVAPYRAEGFCLPVLEAMACGLPVIVTSGGPTDDLVLHGCGWKAGASIANIDQLAGLESPMPQAWLEPSVPDLRSAMREAFEGRATVTKDFGARAARIASENWKWSDIAPLYAGRIQQIVGSNQGGARMAKDPKISLCMIVRDEERVLDACLSSARPYVDEIVVVDTGSKDKTKEIASKYADKVLDFAWCNDFSAARNVSLSHATGDWIFWMDADDTLPPETGQAIRSAVSHADEGVTGFVIPIQFVETSEPGAVRVDHVKLFRAGEDMRFEGRIHEQILPSCRRRGGDIVRLNVVILHSGYDTSVDGQAKKRVRDNTILDLELIERPNHPFVLFNVGMTRHFEGRHKEAVKYLKRCLAAADPNESIVRKAYSLLAVSLSELGKKDEALATVRKGLEIVPEDPELHFRAGYLLSDEGRLEEALSHYEQVTKADVDGFFSSIDMGIITYKTYFNMGNICRNLGRFDEAKHWFWTSIKKAPQFLPSAFSLFDSCIEHGDLDTAFFVLEKVQQVEGRSENWAKMVDRHAEAAGGQEASLKVLRQLSDGSPESRSLRLVLARKLLAKGKEEEAVPVLVELAEAGSAEANYLLGVHHIRLGAFDKALGLMRQALVLNPAHEATKEQIVNLERLIGEQGKGK